In Actinomycetota bacterium, the DNA window GCCGGGGTCGACGCGCACCACCGTCTCGCCTCCGGCAACCAGGCAGGTTCCGGGCGGCTGTTCCAGCAGGCTGAGCGCCAGGTCCCTTCCGGCATCTGCGGCCTCCCCGCTGAGGGGCTCCGGCAGCACCTTCGTCTGCCAGCCGAGCTCCTCCGCCCGGCGGGCAATTGCTTCCAGCGACGGCCGGTTGCCGGCGACGATGTGGCATTCGGTCGACCGGAACGCCGGGTGGCCGGGCTTCGGCGTCTCCAACGACGGATCCGACCGCCGCAGGTAGTTCAGTGCTGCCGGCGGAGCCACCCGGTCGAGACCGTTGGCTTCGAGAAGCGCCATCACCTCGGCCGCCGAGAGCGGGTCGGGCACGCAGGGGCCGGAACCGATGGCCGCAAGGTCGTCGCCGATCACGTCGGACACGATGAAGGTCCGCACCCGGGCGGGCTGGAGCGCCACCGCCAGCCGCCCGGCGCCCCAGCGGCTGAAGCGCTTGCGTACCGTGTTCATCTGGGCGATGTCCAGGCCCGAGCTCAAAAGACTGCGGTACAGACCCTGAAGGTCCTCGGCGGCCAAACCCGCCACCGGCGCCGCAGCAAGGCTCGTCGCGCCGCCGGAGAGCAGGACCCACACCTCGTCGCCTGCCCCCACCCGGCCGGCCATCTCGCCGATCGCCTCGGCAGCCGCCATCGATCCCGGTCCGGGGAACGGGTGGTCGCCCGCCACAGTCGTCAGGCCGGCAACCGGGGAGTCGTCGGGAGCGGGCACGACCGCCACCCCGCCGGCCGGGGTCAGCCCCAGCCCGGCCAGGTGGGCCACGGCGGTCTCGGCCATCGGGCGGGCCGCCTTGCCAAGGGCAACTATCCAGACCCGGCCCGCATCGACCGAGGGGGCCTGGTGTTCGAGGACGCCGGCCAGGGCCGGCCCGGGTGCCGCCGCCGCGACCCCGGTACGGAACAGGTCGAGCAGCACCTCCCGGAGGGATTCGGAGTTCTGCATATATGCTTCGTCCATGTCCCAACACGACCCTCTGAGCGGCCAGCCCGGCCGCCACTTCCTGTTTGTCCCCGGGCCCACGAACATACCGGAACGGGTACTGCGTGCGATGGACCGCCCGATGGAGGACCACCGCTCCTCGGCGTTCCCCAAGCTGACGCAGGGGCTCCTCCGGGACCTCAGAACGATCTTCCACACCGTCGACGGCCAGCCGTTTATCT includes these proteins:
- a CDS encoding DUF4147 domain-containing protein, with amino-acid sequence MDEAYMQNSESLREVLLDLFRTGVAAAAPGPALAGVLEHQAPSVDAGRVWIVALGKAARPMAETAVAHLAGLGLTPAGGVAVVPAPDDSPVAGLTTVAGDHPFPGPGSMAAAEAIGEMAGRVGAGDEVWVLLSGGATSLAAAPVAGLAAEDLQGLYRSLLSSGLDIAQMNTVRKRFSRWGAGRLAVALQPARVRTFIVSDVIGDDLAAIGSGPCVPDPLSAAEVMALLEANGLDRVAPPAALNYLRRSDPSLETPKPGHPAFRSTECHIVAGNRPSLEAIARRAEELGWQTKVLPEPLSGEAADAGRDLALSLLEQPPGTCLVAGGETVVRVDPGNTGLGGRSQELALAAAGVLAGSSSVLLAAGTDGRDGPTDAAGAVVDGTTWDRIKSAGREPSEDLTGHNSNPSLAAAGALVVTGLTGTNVMDVAIGVVPRT